The Deltaproteobacteria bacterium genome includes a region encoding these proteins:
- the thiE gene encoding thiamine phosphate synthase: MPDAFGLYLILTDPVAGYGACARAAVLQGVRYLQLRIKKRPEAEVLKTALALRKITAGTGTVFIVNDHLRVAMESDADGVHLGQEDMDIAEARSIWKTPGKIFGLSTHNEDQEKAARLLAPDYIGVGPVFSTPTKENPDPVVGLERMGEIIRSSPLTAVAIGGIDEKNLPDVISHGARNFAVVRAVNKSPNPEAAIALLMGIWRRHQAS, encoded by the coding sequence ATGCCTGACGCATTCGGTCTCTACCTCATTCTCACCGACCCTGTGGCGGGTTACGGGGCCTGCGCCCGCGCGGCGGTGTTGCAAGGTGTGCGGTATCTTCAGCTTCGCATCAAAAAGCGCCCGGAAGCAGAGGTGCTGAAGACCGCCCTTGCTCTCCGGAAAATAACCGCAGGCACGGGAACCGTTTTCATCGTGAACGACCACTTGAGGGTGGCGATGGAGTCCGACGCCGACGGGGTGCACCTGGGCCAGGAGGATATGGATATTGCAGAGGCCCGGTCCATCTGGAAAACCCCCGGAAAAATCTTCGGGCTTTCCACCCACAACGAGGACCAGGAGAAGGCTGCGCGACTCCTTGCGCCCGACTATATAGGCGTCGGCCCGGTCTTTTCAACCCCCACCAAGGAAAACCCGGACCCGGTGGTTGGGCTTGAAAGGATGGGCGAAATCATCCGCTCATCCCCCCTCACGGCGGTGGCCATAGGCGGAATCGACGAAAAAAACCTGCCGGATGTCATTTCGCATGGCGCGCGAAACTTCGCCGTGGTTCGTGCGGTGAACAAGTCCCCAAACCCGGAAGCCGCCATTGCGCTTCTTATGGGCATCTGGAGAAGGCATCAGGCCTCTTAG